One genomic window of Eleginops maclovinus isolate JMC-PN-2008 ecotype Puerto Natales chromosome 12, JC_Emac_rtc_rv5, whole genome shotgun sequence includes the following:
- the adgrd2 gene encoding adhesion G-protein coupled receptor D2: protein MTGALHTGFMLFSFVVVCESEPTHAGPDRVGDLHEQSKLVHLTSHWAFHLVNESLDFSSADRFCRGQFSSLVTVEQSEDREGVLELLQQTGHRSPVWVRDPAKAASKPLALSKQYLQYPALNFPRDSREGFARVNMSFPTLSSISVCVRVQWNPEWNEVSTIFSYAAPVFTNEFQLRGQVDMQGRILLALIIHGKHLPYKASFPNDGDWHHICVAWRLSNGHWAIYVDGDKKDMGSGSDTSRSIYGDGILILGQDQDSFGGNFTEPFFGNITDLNVWNMSLEIRHVRALNTCSSKTQELLFSWNLDLLSRHPVVNEVQALLFCPAVHQQMELQGCRTLQDGSDQPPLLSLTDCSDPLPFICRSSRERFLKMKQISDSQTSQPSAFMNQLMKLSNQSQPVLGQRPSGLGSVSQVSALLDISVQALQYTQQEGLQPADMVSLIQLLSLAADVPTQPHPKEASHNKTSIQELSQHFISVADSIISEDNALKWQAIKEVVSGPMDVVNAIDQMVTSLSASLMAETDHMIIHRPNIKLEVQQQWLQEGSRGSSFCGPETEKLTNLDCISVPNQKIQDLHNNGFHKLTLVNTWYGSLRPLFNPEENITMVPTVTDGSQRYLGTVLGSSVISTTVLGDDQPVSTPVRFQLQHRVQNPTGTVYDPVCAFWDFDLNPEAGGWWNTKGCDVVSKQYGYTVCYCNHTTNFALLLQVYEAKRSPENEKALQVLTFIGCGVSLCGLLFTFILFIAVGVPKSDRTTVHKNLIVALAIAELLLMCSDWASANEAACFMVTALLHLFFMASFSWMLVEGLLLWSKVVSVNISEDRRMKLYYIIGWGLPVLIVGVTLAVSVDEYKAEDHCWLNVKTDTIWAFVGPVIFVLAVNAVVLCRVVMVTVSSARRRAKMLSPSSASKMQTFDLSWAVTRPVLILLPVLGLTWLCGVLVHLSVVVAYVFIALNALQGLYIFLVYAVYNTEVRNAIKRIKEKRKALSFTNCSQPTSFLPSQRAPITSWGRSPPTPSSPETSETSGPPSSTSTSLVIKNESFRKESFVSFSLKPASGNQVVQLTGYKPSGC, encoded by the exons ATGACTGGAGCCCTGCACACTGGATTCATGCTCTTCTCTTTTGTG GTGGTATGTGAGAGTGAGCCAACACATGCTGGGCCAGACAGAGTGGGGGATTTACACG AACAATCCAAACTGGTCCACCTAACTTCTCACTGGGCTTTCCATCTGGTCAATGAATCACTGGACTTCTCCAGCGCAGACCGATTCTGCAGGGGCCAGTTCAGCTCCCTTGTGACTGTTGAACAgtcagaggacagagagggagtcttggagctgctgcagcagaccGGACATCGCTCGCCTGTCTGGGTTAGAGATCCTGCCAAGGCAGCCTCCAAGCCTCTGGCCCTCTCCAAACAGT ATTTACAATACCCAGCTCTAAACTTCCCAAGAGATTCACGTGAGGGCTTTGCTCGTGTCAACATGTCCTTTCCCACCCTGTcctccatcagtgtgtgtgttcgagtTCAGTGGAACCCAGAGTGGAATGAGGTGTCCACCATCTTCTCCTACGCTGCACCTGTGTTCACCAATGAATTCCAGCTAAGAGGCCAAGTGGACATGCAGGGACGCATCCTTCTGGCACTCATCATCCACGGGAAGCACCTGCCATATAAGGCATCCTTTCCCAACGATGGTGATTGGCATCACATCTGTGTTGCATGGCGCCTTAGCAACGGCCACTGGGCTATCTATGTAGATGGGGACAAGAAGGACATGGGCTCAGGCTCAGACACCTCCAGGAGCATCTATGGTGATGGGATACTCATTCTGGGTCAGGATCAAGATTCGTTTGGAGGGAATTTCACAGAGCCTTTTTTTGGAAATATCACTGACCTGAATGTTTGGAATATGTCTCTGGAAATAAGGCATGTCCGTGCCCTAAACACCTGTTCCTCCAAAACCCAGGAACTGCTTTTTAGTTGGAATCTTGACCTCTTAAGCAGACACCCAGTGGTGAACGAGGTGCAGGCCCTGCTGTTTTGCCCAG CAGTCCACCAGCAGATGGAGCTGCAGGGCTGCAGGACACTGCAGGACGGCTCAGATCAGCCCCCCCTCCTCAGCCTGACAGACTGCTCTGATCCACTGCCATTCATCTGCAGGAGTAGCAGAG AGCGCTTCCTGAAGATGAAGCAGATAAGTGACTCTCAGACCTCGCAGCCTTCAGCCTTCATGAACCAGTTGATGAAGCTTTCCAACCAAAGCCAG CCAGTGCTGGGCCAGCGGCCATCAGGGCTGGGCAGCGTGTCCCAGGTGTCCGCTCTGCTGGACATCTCTGTGCAGGCCTTGCAGTACACTCAGCAGGAGGGACTGCAGCCAGCAGACATGGTGTCCCTCATCCAGTTGCTTTCTCTGGCTGCTGATGTCCCCACACAGCCCCACCCCAAGGAGGCCAGCCACAACAAGACATCCATCCAGGAGCTCAGTCAGCACTTCATCAGCGTGGCTGACAGCATCATCAGTGAAGACAACGCCCTCAAGTGGCAGGCCATCAAAGAG GTGGTGAGCGGACCCATGGATGTAGTCAACGCTATTGACCAGATGGTGACCAGCCTGAGTGCCAGCTTAATGGCAGAGACCGATCACATGATCATTCACAGACCCAACATCA agctggaggtgcagcagcagtggCTGCAGGAAGGGTCCAGAGGATCGAGCTTCTGTGGGCCTGAGACAGAGAAACTCACCAACCTGGACTGTATTTCAGTTCCAAATCAGAAAATACAGGATCTCCATAACAACG GCTTCCATAAGCTCACGTTGGTCAACACATGGTACGGCTCTTTGCGGCCACTTTTCAATCCTGAGGAGAACATCACCATGGTTCCTACTGTCACTGACGGCAGCCAGAG GTATTTGGGCACCGTGCTGGGCTCTTCGGTCATATCCACCACAGTGCTTGGAGACGACCAGCCGGTCAGCACACCGGTTCGCTTCCAGCTCCAGCACAGAGTCCAG AATCCCACTGGTACTGTGTATGATCCAGTGTGCGCCTTCTGGGATTTTGATCTCAA TCCGGAGGCCGGTGGGTGGTGGAATACCAAAGGCTGTGACGTAGTGTCCAAACAATATGGATACACTGTGTGCTACTGCAACCACACCACCAACTTTGCATTGCTGTTGCAGGTTTATGAAGCCAAG agGAGCCCGGAGAATGAAAAAGCTCTGCAGGTGCTGACGTTCATTGGCTGTggagtgtctctgtgtggcctcctcttcaccttcatcctcttcatcgCTGTGGG tgtccCTAAATCAGACCGTACCACCGTTCATAAGAACCTGATAGTTGCTCTGGCCAtcgctgagctgctgctgatgtgcAGTGACTGGGCATCTGCAAATGAG GCAGCGTGCTTCATGGTCACAGCCCTGCTCCACCTCTTCTTCATGGCCTCCTTCTCCTGGATGCTGGTGGAGGGTCTGCTGCTCTGGAGCAAAGTCGTGTCGGTAAACATCAGTGAAGACCGCAGGATGAAGCTCTACTACATCATTGGCTGGG GACTACCTGTTCTCATAGTTGGTGTAACACTGGCTGTATCAGTGGATGAGTACAAGGCAGAGGATCACTGCTGGCTCAATGTGAAGACTGACACCATCTGGGCCTTCGTGGGACCGGTTATATTTGTCTTGGCG GTCAATGCAGTTGTGCTGTGTCGGGTTGTCATGGTGACCGTTTCCAGCGCTCGTCGTCGTGCTAAGATGCTCAGTCCAAGCTCGGCATCAAAGATGCAGACCTTTGACCTCAGCTG gGCTGTGACCCGTCCCGTTCTCATCCTGCTGCCGGTGCTGGGTCTGACCTGGCTGTGTGGAGTGCTGGTCCATCTGTCAGTAGTTGTGGCCTATGTCTTCATCGCTCTCAATGCCCtccag GGCCTGTACATCTTCTTAGTGTATGCTGTTTACAACACGGAG GTGAGGAATGCCATAAAGAGGatcaaagagaagaggaaggccTTATCTTTCACG AACTGTTCCCAGCCAACCAGCTTCTTACCTTCCCAGAGGGCCCCGATCACTTCCTGGGGCCGCAGTCCCCCGACCCCCTCCAGCCCGGAGACTAGTGAGACGTCTGGACCACCCAGCTCCACCTCCACATCATTGGTCATCAAGAACG agagcTTCAGGAAGGAAAGCTTTGTGAGTTTCTCTTTAAAACCAGCATCAGGAAACCAA GTGGTCCAGCTTACAGGGTACAAGCCATCAG GTTGTTGA